The following coding sequences are from one Eucalyptus grandis isolate ANBG69807.140 chromosome 11, ASM1654582v1, whole genome shotgun sequence window:
- the LOC108955955 gene encoding receptor-like protein 7, producing MARSSCFYMSINLLFLYLWSHPIGAHNLSRSVKPLCLENEISALLQFKERYDIANVSRGPLTRPKILSWNKGRDCCSWDGIECDENTGHVIILNLRSSFLYGSIDSNSTLFQLAHLEKLDLSDNHFNYSQIPSRIGDLLRLTYLNVSYSVFSGRVPSEIFKLTRLVYLDLCCNLDPYTSTRLLEMQPLGLRSLAQNLTSLEVLSLGVVAMSAKVPNTLANLSSLRALQMDVCDLHGVFPSAIFNLPKLIYLGVADNKALIGQLPYFNSSSPLKQLRVPGTSFSGKLPASIGSIPASFANLSNLEYLSVSMSPFTAQTISYLSWIWKIKKLASLYLQKINLYGEIPPSIGNLSQLVELSFLGNQLSGEILGAIGDLKGLQGLNLSNNLLTGQIPPLLGNLKALESLDLSLNKLSGQIPQKLTELGFLSVLNMSYNNLTGSVPRGKQFDTFSNNSFEGNSGLCGEFISTKCQDSRISRTTFNPPRRRPGIGN from the exons atggcTCGCTCCTCGTGCTTCTACATGTCCATAAACTTGCTTTTCTTGTACTTGTGGTCACATCCTATTGGTGCTCACAATCTCTCTCGTTCTGTAAAACCTCTGTGTCTCGAGAACGAAATATCTGCACTGCTGCAGTTTAAAGAGAGATACGACATCGCCAATGTTTCGAGGGGTCCTCTCACTCGTCCCAAGATTCTATCCTGGAATAAAGGTCGGGATTGCTGCTCCTGGGATGGAATCGAGTGTGACGAGAACACCGGCCATGTAATTATTCTCAACTTGAGAAGTAGTTTTCTCTATGGTTCCATCGACAGCAACAGTACCCTCTTCCAGCTTGCTCACCTTGAAAAGCTCGATCTCAGCGACAATCACTTCAACTATTCTCAGATACCGTCCCGAATTGGGGATCTATTGAGATTGACTTATCTCAATGTCTCTTATTCCGTATTTTCCGGTCGAGTCCCATCAGAAATCTTCAAGCTGACAAGGTTGGTGTACCTTGACCTGTGTTGCAATCTCGATCCATATACTTCTACACGTTTGTTGGAAATGCAACCACTAGGCCTGAGAAGCCTAGCTCAAAATCTGACCAGCCTGGAAGTACTGTCCCTTGGTGTCGTCGCTATGTCGGCCAAAGTGCCCAACACTTTGGCCAATCTGTCTTCCCTAAGAGCGCTGCAAATGGATGTGTGCGACCTGCACGGTGTATTCCCGTCCGCCATTTTCAATTTACCAAAGTTGATATATCTCGGGGTGGCTGACAATAAAGCTCTCATAGGACAATTGCCTTACTTCAACTCAAGTAGTCCTCTTAAACAACTGCGAGTGCCTGGCACGAGCTTTTCTGGAAAGCTACCCGCTTCAATCG GATCCATCCCGGCTTCATTTGCTAATCTTAGCAACCTCGAATACCTGAGTGTCAGCATGAGCCCATTCACTGCCCAGACCATTTCCTATTTGTCATGGATTTGGAAGATTAAGAAGCTTGCCTCTTTGTATCtccagaaaatcaatttatatgGCGAGATTCCACCTTCAATTGGAAACTTGTCTCAACTAGTGGAGTTAAGCTTTCTTGGCAACCAATTAAGCG GAGAGATCCTGGGTGCCATTGGTGATCTTAAAGGATTGCAGGGATTGAACCTTTCAAATAATCTCCTCACTGGTCAAATCCCACCATTGTTAGGGAATCTCAAAGCGCTCGAGTCATTGGACCTTTCTTTGAACAAACTCTCGGGACAGATCCCCCAGAAGCTAACAGAACTCGGGTTCCTTTCTGTCTTGAACATGTCTTACAACAATCTGACTGGGTCTGTGCCTAGAGGGAAACAGTTTGATACGTTTTCAAACAATTCTTTCGAAGGAAACTCGGGACTATGTGGGGAATTCATATCCACAAAATGTCAAGATTCGAGGATAAGTCGGACAACCTTCAACCCACCAAGAAGAAGGCCTGGGATCGGCAATTGA